A genome region from Cystobacter fuscus DSM 2262 includes the following:
- a CDS encoding DUF3320 domain-containing protein, whose translation MSTSAPAPTPSPVQVELLTAPTLTFAMEQSGVPLIRDVLLRNTSDTALGPTVLEVRLEPDLGEPLRVPVPPLPAGEETNLGVVDPRPPPGRLRSVLETERAQLRWSLRREDTTLAEGVSDVEVLPYNHWPGARAPLGLLASFVTPNHPVIPELLQDVRRLLEQAVGDGALCGYQKRDPLHVHTQVAALYEAVQALGLGYRESPPSFEERGQKVRLPDQLLRERAGCCLDLTLFFASALEAMGLHSLLVLIEGHAFPAVWLIDERFPEGLVEDAARLRNLIALGHLLPFDSSTAVDAGRPMLDQAITVAKEHLQDDARFAAALDVRVLRLDRYRPLPLRIVETPAPQLGASPGEAHARIRTLLERAATTPPVTEDRPASAQVVSRFSKWKEKLLDLTLRNKLLNFRLDTQGALPLHVPDLASFEDLFSSGEPYELLPAPEEDPRDGRTAKLQRARGTEEEVAARRLEDLGKGRVHSPLREAELWNRARNLDRTSRTDLEEGGAQTLYLGIGMLRWVAEGDPTPRLAPLLLYPVAFRLDRDRQRLSLTRLPEEPLGNVTLAEKLRRDFGLDASVLTQLEPDEKGLDVAGMLRAMRSAIQSRPGWEVLDEAHVGLFTFTKFLMWKDLEDNESVLLSNPLVRHIAAAGTSAPPVKGREFHPEHLDTELPAAELPCVVNADSTQMAAVASALSGRSFVLQGPPGTGKSQTITNLIAAALARGKSVLFVSEKMAALDVVHRRLEDVGLGDFCLELHSHKSNKKEVLASFGRAYERTRRTPEPPWQARSRELTTTREDLNAYVRALHHSWPLGLSLYGATSRLLFLRDAPEVRLSLPAPQELTEARFREARAEVESLASTLRAVQALGEHPWGPVRGLTWSNALEEQLERALDEARAALDGVEKTAAPLAASLALEVPASTQALRPLLELAEVLASGPVPAVALLDDAWPEVARRTQEHALALREQSSRESQLSSRWKPELFSLELPSLHALFLKWARAFFLFALFFLWSARKQLAALATRGLPGNPEIEKDLSTALKVVESRPVLAAQARSLSGVLSGVPPEFMDRPEALEALGQRVLQVRALREALGARRVQLPSDAASREVLAAQALALRTALGRLAQAEEALAGLLQARPWEPLTSPRHRESLRHQVDAWKAGLRGLRPWCLYQAQAEKLRTLGHGRFVDAVEDQGLPADTLERAFERAVLSAWTRALRDAEPVLRDFEGTTHSGRIERFRRLDGEHVQLSRQHVIASLEQKLPTGLAAAADSSEPGILARELRKKARHMALRKLLASIPQLSRRLKPCFLMSPLSVAQYLPADGRRFDLLVFDEASQIGTHDAIGAIARADQVIVVGDSKQLPPTTFFTRGEDTEAVPDENDVLELESILEEALAKQLPQQMLGWHYRSRHDSLIDFSNRQYYEGRLHVFPAARARVEDLGVKWHPVPDGVYQSRTSGKTAAINPREARVLVDELVQALRRHAPHERTFGVVTFSVVQQQLILELLDAERARFPEIEPHFASAEPVFVKNLENVQGDERDEIFFSICYAKDETGKLRMHFGPLSRAGGERRLNVAITRARCCLRVFSTLTHEQIDLTRTGAVGARHLREFLRKAAEAAAPVAHAAERKPEGALEAEVAEALRGLGHTVHADVGSGGYRVDLAVAHPERPGEYVLGVECDGPHYRSAASARDRDRLRGEVLQGLGWRLHRVWSSDWATDREAQVKALGTAVRDALEASNRPAAPPPPAPEPVPEAAPAEEAPPEPLALQDEARAVRPYVPTKLPPVKAGADFFAPTAATRLREQIHLVLEQEGPVHEELLARRLLEAWGLQKLTPRVRQRIEEQVAELTKRGAVIERGDFLWSGANGPERYTDFRGAHPEREAAQLPAEEVANAAAWVLSQALSLGQEDLLRATGKLFGVQRLTRTVLPVLQGGVELLASQGRCVVEDERVVWKG comes from the coding sequence ATGTCGACTTCCGCACCCGCCCCGACGCCGTCCCCGGTCCAGGTCGAACTGCTCACCGCGCCCACGCTCACCTTCGCCATGGAGCAGAGCGGCGTGCCCCTCATCCGGGACGTGCTCCTGCGCAACACGAGCGACACGGCGCTCGGGCCCACCGTGCTCGAGGTGCGGCTGGAGCCGGACCTGGGCGAGCCCCTCCGGGTACCCGTCCCCCCACTGCCCGCCGGAGAGGAGACGAACCTCGGGGTGGTGGATCCCCGCCCGCCCCCGGGGCGGCTGCGCTCCGTGCTCGAGACCGAGCGCGCCCAACTGCGCTGGTCGCTGCGCCGGGAGGACACGACGCTCGCCGAGGGCGTGTCGGACGTGGAGGTGCTGCCCTACAACCACTGGCCCGGGGCGCGCGCGCCGCTGGGGCTGCTGGCCTCCTTCGTCACGCCCAACCACCCCGTCATCCCCGAGCTGCTTCAAGACGTGCGGCGGCTCTTGGAGCAGGCGGTGGGCGACGGGGCCCTGTGTGGCTACCAGAAGCGCGACCCGTTGCACGTGCACACCCAGGTGGCCGCCCTCTACGAGGCGGTGCAGGCCCTGGGGCTCGGCTACCGGGAGAGTCCCCCGAGCTTCGAGGAGCGGGGACAGAAGGTGCGCCTGCCGGATCAGCTCCTGCGCGAGCGCGCGGGGTGCTGCCTGGACCTGACGCTCTTCTTCGCCTCGGCGCTCGAGGCCATGGGCCTGCACTCCCTGCTCGTCCTCATCGAGGGCCATGCCTTTCCCGCGGTGTGGCTCATCGACGAGCGCTTCCCCGAGGGCCTCGTCGAGGACGCCGCGCGCCTGCGCAACCTCATCGCGCTCGGCCACCTCTTGCCCTTCGACTCCTCCACGGCCGTGGACGCGGGCCGGCCCATGCTCGACCAGGCCATCACCGTGGCGAAGGAGCACCTCCAGGACGACGCGCGCTTCGCCGCCGCGCTCGACGTGCGGGTGCTCCGGCTGGACCGCTACCGGCCCCTGCCCCTGCGCATCGTGGAGACGCCCGCGCCGCAGCTCGGCGCCTCCCCCGGGGAGGCCCACGCCCGCATCCGCACCCTGCTCGAGCGCGCCGCCACCACGCCGCCCGTCACCGAGGACAGGCCCGCCTCCGCCCAGGTCGTCTCGCGCTTCAGCAAGTGGAAGGAGAAGCTGCTCGACCTCACCCTGCGCAACAAGCTGCTCAACTTCCGGCTCGACACCCAGGGCGCCCTGCCGCTGCACGTGCCGGACCTCGCGAGCTTCGAGGACCTGTTCTCCAGCGGCGAGCCCTATGAGCTATTGCCCGCCCCCGAGGAGGACCCCCGGGACGGACGCACGGCGAAGCTGCAGCGCGCCCGGGGCACCGAGGAGGAAGTCGCCGCGCGCCGCCTGGAGGACCTCGGCAAGGGGCGCGTCCACTCGCCGCTGCGCGAGGCCGAGCTGTGGAACCGCGCGCGCAACCTGGACCGCACCTCGCGCACGGACCTGGAGGAAGGGGGAGCCCAGACGCTCTACCTGGGCATCGGCATGCTGCGCTGGGTGGCCGAGGGGGACCCGACGCCGCGGCTCGCCCCGCTGCTGCTCTACCCCGTGGCCTTCCGGCTCGACCGCGACCGCCAGCGGCTGAGCCTCACGCGCCTGCCCGAGGAGCCGCTGGGCAACGTGACGCTCGCGGAGAAGCTCCGGCGCGACTTCGGCCTCGACGCGAGCGTGCTCACCCAGCTCGAGCCCGACGAGAAGGGCCTGGACGTGGCGGGCATGCTGCGCGCCATGCGCTCGGCCATCCAGAGCCGGCCGGGCTGGGAGGTGCTGGACGAGGCGCACGTGGGCCTCTTCACCTTCACCAAGTTCCTCATGTGGAAGGACCTGGAAGACAACGAGTCCGTCCTGCTCTCCAACCCGCTCGTGCGCCACATCGCCGCCGCGGGCACCTCGGCGCCGCCGGTGAAGGGGCGCGAGTTCCACCCCGAGCACCTCGACACCGAGCTGCCCGCCGCCGAGCTGCCCTGCGTCGTCAACGCGGACTCCACGCAGATGGCCGCCGTGGCCTCGGCGCTCTCGGGACGCTCCTTCGTCCTCCAGGGCCCGCCCGGCACGGGCAAGTCGCAGACCATCACCAACCTCATCGCCGCCGCGCTCGCCCGGGGCAAGAGCGTCCTCTTCGTCTCCGAGAAGATGGCCGCCCTGGACGTCGTCCACCGCCGCCTCGAGGACGTGGGGCTCGGCGACTTCTGCCTGGAGCTGCACAGCCACAAGAGCAACAAGAAGGAGGTGCTCGCCTCCTTCGGCCGCGCCTACGAGCGCACCCGACGCACCCCCGAGCCCCCCTGGCAGGCGCGCTCGCGCGAGCTCACCACCACGCGCGAGGACCTCAACGCCTACGTGCGCGCGCTGCACCACTCCTGGCCGCTCGGCCTGAGCCTCTATGGCGCCACCAGCCGGCTGCTCTTCCTGCGCGATGCCCCCGAGGTGCGCCTGTCCCTGCCCGCCCCCCAGGAGCTGACCGAGGCGCGCTTCCGCGAGGCCCGCGCCGAGGTGGAGTCCCTGGCGAGCACGCTGCGCGCCGTGCAGGCGCTCGGGGAACACCCGTGGGGCCCCGTGCGAGGCCTCACCTGGTCCAACGCGCTGGAGGAGCAGCTCGAGCGCGCCCTGGACGAGGCCCGGGCCGCGCTCGACGGCGTGGAGAAGACAGCCGCGCCGCTCGCCGCCAGCCTGGCCCTGGAGGTGCCCGCTTCCACCCAGGCGCTGCGTCCGCTGCTCGAGCTGGCCGAGGTGCTCGCCAGTGGGCCCGTGCCCGCCGTCGCCCTGCTCGATGACGCCTGGCCCGAGGTGGCGCGGCGCACCCAGGAGCACGCCCTCGCCCTGCGCGAGCAGTCGTCGCGCGAGAGCCAGCTCTCCTCCCGGTGGAAGCCCGAGCTGTTCTCCCTGGAGCTGCCCTCCCTGCACGCCCTCTTCCTCAAGTGGGCCCGCGCCTTCTTCCTCTTCGCCCTCTTCTTCCTGTGGAGCGCGCGCAAGCAACTGGCGGCGCTCGCCACGCGCGGACTGCCCGGCAACCCGGAGATCGAAAAGGATCTGTCCACCGCCCTCAAGGTCGTGGAGAGCCGGCCGGTGCTCGCCGCCCAGGCCCGCTCGCTCTCGGGCGTGCTGAGCGGCGTGCCCCCCGAGTTCATGGACCGCCCCGAGGCACTCGAGGCGCTCGGCCAGCGCGTGCTCCAGGTGCGCGCGCTGCGCGAGGCGCTCGGCGCGAGACGCGTACAACTGCCCTCGGACGCGGCGTCGCGGGAGGTGCTGGCCGCCCAGGCCCTGGCGCTGCGCACCGCCCTGGGGAGGCTCGCCCAGGCCGAGGAAGCCCTCGCCGGACTGCTCCAGGCGCGCCCCTGGGAGCCCCTCACCTCGCCCCGCCACCGCGAGTCGCTCCGCCACCAGGTGGACGCGTGGAAGGCGGGCCTGCGCGGCTTGCGGCCCTGGTGCCTGTACCAGGCGCAGGCCGAGAAGCTCCGCACGCTCGGCCATGGACGGTTCGTGGACGCGGTGGAGGACCAGGGCCTGCCCGCCGACACGCTGGAGCGCGCCTTCGAGCGCGCGGTGCTCTCGGCCTGGACGCGGGCGCTGCGGGACGCGGAGCCCGTGCTGCGCGACTTCGAGGGCACCACCCACTCGGGGCGCATCGAGCGCTTCCGCCGGCTCGACGGGGAGCACGTGCAGCTGTCCCGCCAGCACGTCATCGCCTCGCTGGAGCAGAAGCTGCCCACGGGGCTCGCCGCCGCCGCCGACAGCTCCGAGCCCGGCATCCTCGCGCGCGAGCTGCGCAAGAAGGCGCGGCACATGGCGCTGCGCAAGCTGCTCGCCTCCATTCCCCAGTTGTCGCGGAGGCTCAAGCCCTGCTTCCTCATGAGCCCCCTGTCCGTCGCCCAGTACCTCCCGGCGGACGGGCGGCGCTTCGACCTGCTCGTCTTCGACGAGGCGTCGCAGATCGGCACCCATGACGCCATCGGCGCCATCGCCCGGGCGGACCAGGTGATCGTCGTGGGCGACTCCAAGCAGCTGCCGCCCACCACGTTCTTCACCCGCGGCGAGGACACCGAGGCCGTCCCCGACGAGAACGACGTGCTGGAGCTGGAGAGCATCCTGGAGGAGGCGCTCGCCAAGCAGTTGCCGCAACAGATGCTCGGCTGGCACTACCGCAGCCGCCACGACAGCCTCATCGACTTCAGCAACCGGCAGTACTACGAGGGCCGCCTGCACGTGTTCCCCGCCGCCCGGGCGCGCGTGGAGGACCTGGGCGTCAAGTGGCACCCCGTGCCCGACGGCGTCTACCAGTCGCGCACGAGCGGCAAGACGGCCGCCATCAATCCCCGCGAGGCCCGGGTGCTGGTGGACGAGCTGGTCCAGGCGCTGCGCCGCCATGCGCCGCACGAGCGCACCTTCGGGGTGGTCACCTTCAGCGTGGTGCAGCAGCAGCTCATCCTGGAGCTGCTCGACGCCGAGCGGGCGCGCTTCCCGGAGATCGAACCCCACTTCGCCTCCGCCGAGCCGGTGTTCGTGAAGAACCTGGAGAACGTGCAGGGCGACGAGCGGGACGAGATCTTCTTCAGCATCTGCTACGCGAAGGACGAGACGGGCAAGCTGCGCATGCACTTCGGCCCGCTGAGCCGGGCGGGCGGCGAGCGGCGGTTGAACGTGGCCATCACCCGCGCGCGCTGCTGCCTGCGGGTGTTCTCCACGCTGACGCACGAGCAGATCGACCTGACACGCACCGGGGCCGTGGGAGCGCGCCATCTGCGCGAGTTCCTGCGCAAGGCGGCGGAGGCGGCGGCCCCAGTGGCCCATGCGGCCGAGCGCAAGCCCGAGGGCGCGCTGGAGGCCGAGGTGGCCGAGGCGCTGCGGGGCCTGGGCCACACGGTGCACGCGGACGTGGGCAGCGGGGGCTACCGGGTGGACCTCGCGGTGGCGCACCCCGAGCGGCCGGGCGAGTACGTGCTGGGAGTGGAGTGTGACGGACCGCACTACCGCTCGGCGGCGAGCGCACGGGACCGGGACAGGCTGCGCGGGGAGGTGCTCCAGGGGCTCGGCTGGCGGCTGCACCGCGTGTGGTCCTCCGACTGGGCCACGGACCGCGAGGCCCAGGTGAAGGCGCTCGGGACGGCGGTGCGGGACGCGCTGGAGGCCAGCAACCGGCCCGCGGCGCCACCGCCTCCCGCTCCCGAGCCGGTCCCCGAGGCCGCTCCCGCCGAGGAGGCTCCGCCCGAGCCCCTGGCGCTCCAGGACGAGGCCCGGGCCGTGCGGCCCTACGTGCCCACGAAGCTGCCCCCGGTGAAGGCCGGCGCGGACTTCTTCGCGCCCACGGCCGCCACGCGCCTGCGCGAGCAGATCCACCTGGTGTTGGAGCAGGAGGGGCCGGTGCACGAGGAGTTGCTCGCGCGGCGGCTCCTGGAGGCCTGGGGGCTGCAGAAGCTGACGCCGCGGGTGCGCCAGCGCATCGAGGAGCAGGTGGCGGAGCTGACGAAGCGGGGGGCGGTGATCGAACGGGGCGACTTCCTCTGGTCGGGAGCCAACGGCCCCGAGCGCTACACGGACTTCCGGGGAGCACACCCCGAGCGCGAGGCGGCGCAACTGCCCGCCGAGGAGGTGGCCAATGCGGCGGCCTGGGTGCTGTCCCAGGCGCTGTCGCTCGGCCAGGAGGACTTGCTGCGCGCGACGGGCAAGCTCTTCGGGGTGCAGCGGCTCACGCGCACGGTGCTGCCGGTGTTGCAGGGGGGCGTGGAGCTGCTCGCGAGCCAGGGCCGGTGCGTGGTGGAGGACGAGCGCGTGGTGTGGAAGGGTTAG